The following are encoded together in the Aerococcus mictus genome:
- the clpP gene encoding ATP-dependent Clp endopeptidase proteolytic subunit ClpP, protein MNLVPTVIEQSPRGERAYDIYSRLLKDRIIMLSGEVNDDMANSVIAQLLFLDAQDNDKDIYIYINSPGGSVTAGMAIYDTMQFVNADVVTIVTGLAASMGSILLIGGTKGKRYALPHSEVLIHQPLGGVQGQATEIEISARHILQTKQTLKEIIAERSGQDIDKVEKDMDRDYWMTAKEAKDYGIIDEIMASNQGLKGQE, encoded by the coding sequence GCTTATGATATTTATTCACGCTTACTGAAAGACCGTATTATTATGCTCAGTGGAGAAGTTAATGATGATATGGCAAACAGTGTTATTGCCCAATTACTTTTTTTAGATGCTCAAGATAACGATAAAGATATCTATATTTACATTAATAGTCCAGGGGGATCAGTAACTGCCGGGATGGCAATTTATGACACTATGCAATTTGTTAATGCCGATGTTGTAACCATAGTTACTGGTTTAGCAGCTTCTATGGGCTCAATCCTATTAATTGGCGGCACAAAAGGGAAACGTTATGCCTTACCGCATTCTGAAGTGCTTATTCACCAACCTTTAGGTGGTGTTCAAGGTCAAGCCACTGAAATTGAAATCTCAGCTCGTCATATCTTACAAACCAAGCAAACCTTAAAAGAAATTATTGCTGAACGTTCTGGTCAAGATATCGACAAAGTAGAAAAAGATATGGACCGTGATTACTGGATGACTGCCAAAGAAGCTAAGGACTATGGCATCATTGATGAAATCATGGCTTCTAACCAAGGACTAAAAGGTCAAGAATAG
- a CDS encoding sugar-binding transcriptional regulator: MKAVYSRILKVVPELEDLFKKRMQILQMVLRFQPIGRQILAKKLDMTERPLRRETNILKKEGLLDSTRNGMVITAKGEEALAFAREMLHEDSSLFAKEQRLEKQLGIDEVHIIESNLDEENSTLAQIGVFLSNYLANTLPEGYITVAVSGGSTILEVAKSLNRKVLTKNRHFTIVPARGGMGDSVAIQANTISDQLAHRLNGTTNSLYVPDVLTEETRDLLVKEPSIQATLNILKRTDALLFSVGDARIMAQRRGFSSELIDKILAKGAIGEAFGCFYTNEGEIVYQMPRIGLQLDQIKDIQYPILIAGGRAKAKAIQAFAKLAPFNFVLVTDLGVSNQVLNEETH; this comes from the coding sequence ATGAAAGCCGTTTACAGTAGAATCCTTAAAGTGGTTCCTGAATTGGAAGACCTCTTTAAAAAAAGGATGCAAATTTTACAAATGGTCTTACGCTTTCAACCTATTGGTCGCCAAATTTTGGCAAAGAAGTTAGACATGACTGAGCGACCACTCCGGCGTGAAACAAATATCCTTAAAAAAGAAGGGTTACTAGATTCCACTAGAAATGGAATGGTTATCACCGCTAAGGGTGAGGAAGCTTTAGCTTTTGCTCGTGAAATGCTCCATGAAGATTCTAGTTTATTTGCTAAGGAACAACGCTTAGAAAAGCAACTAGGAATCGATGAGGTACATATTATTGAGAGTAATCTTGATGAAGAAAATAGTACCTTGGCGCAAATAGGGGTTTTCCTATCTAACTATCTAGCCAATACTTTGCCAGAAGGATACATTACGGTGGCTGTTTCAGGCGGCTCGACAATACTCGAGGTTGCTAAAAGCTTAAACCGTAAAGTTTTAACTAAGAATCGGCATTTTACGATAGTTCCTGCCCGTGGTGGCATGGGCGATTCGGTGGCGATTCAGGCAAATACAATTAGTGACCAACTCGCACACCGCTTAAACGGGACCACTAATTCTCTCTACGTCCCTGATGTTCTTACTGAAGAAACGAGAGACTTATTGGTAAAAGAGCCCTCCATTCAAGCTACATTAAATATTTTAAAGCGGACTGATGCTTTATTATTTAGTGTTGGCGATGCTAGAATCATGGCCCAAAGACGGGGATTTTCATCAGAATTGATTGATAAAATCCTTGCTAAAGGAGCTATTGGTGAAGCATTCGGGTGTTTTTACACCAATGAGGGGGAAATAGTTTATCAAATGCCCCGTATTGGTTTACAATTAGATCAAATAAAGGATATTCAATATCCCATTCTAATTGCTGGCGGACGTGCTAAAGCAAAAGCCATTCAAGCTTTTGCAAAACTCGCACCCTTTAATTTTGTCTTAGTGACAGATTTAGGGGTAAGTAATCAGGTTTTAAATGAGGAAACTCATTAA
- the gap gene encoding type I glyceraldehyde-3-phosphate dehydrogenase: MVKVGINGFGRIGRLAFRRIQDVEGLEVVAINDLTDSKMLAHLLKYDTTHGRFNGEIEVLDDAFKVNGKEVKVMSHPDPAEIPWGDLGVEVVLEATGFFASKEKAELHLKGGAKKVVITAPGGADIPTIVYNTNHEILTGDETVISGASCTTNCLAPLADALNKSFGIVEGLMSTIHAYTGDQNTLDAPHRKGDFRRARAAAENIIPNTTGAAKAVGQVLPELNGKLDGSAQRVPVKSGSITEFFTVLEKNVTVEEVNAAMKAASNESFGYNEDEIVSSDIVGMTYGSLFDSTLTKVMDVDGKQLVKTAAWYDNEMSYTSQLVRTLEYFAKL, from the coding sequence ATGGTAAAAGTAGGTATTAATGGTTTTGGACGTATCGGACGTTTAGCTTTCCGTCGTATCCAAGATGTTGAAGGTTTAGAAGTAGTTGCAATCAATGATTTAACTGACTCAAAAATGTTAGCTCACTTATTGAAATATGACACCACTCATGGTCGTTTCAATGGTGAAATTGAAGTTTTAGATGACGCCTTCAAAGTAAACGGTAAAGAAGTTAAAGTTATGTCTCATCCAGACCCAGCTGAAATTCCTTGGGGTGACTTAGGTGTAGAAGTTGTTCTAGAAGCTACTGGTTTCTTTGCATCAAAAGAAAAAGCTGAACTACACTTAAAAGGTGGAGCTAAGAAAGTTGTTATTACTGCACCAGGTGGAGCAGATATTCCAACTATCGTTTACAACACCAACCACGAAATCTTAACAGGGGATGAAACTGTTATTTCTGGTGCTTCATGTACCACTAACTGTTTAGCACCTTTAGCAGATGCTTTAAACAAGAGCTTTGGTATTGTTGAAGGTTTAATGTCTACTATCCATGCTTATACAGGGGACCAAAACACATTGGATGCTCCACACCGTAAGGGAGACTTCCGTCGTGCACGTGCCGCTGCAGAAAACATTATTCCTAACACTACCGGTGCTGCAAAAGCTGTTGGACAAGTTTTACCAGAATTAAATGGTAAATTAGATGGTTCCGCACAACGTGTACCTGTTAAATCTGGTTCTATTACAGAATTCTTCACCGTTCTTGAAAAGAATGTTACCGTTGAAGAAGTTAACGCTGCTATGAAGGCTGCTTCAAATGAATCCTTCGGTTACAACGAAGATGAAATCGTTTCTTCAGATATTGTAGGTATGACTTATGGTTCCTTATTCGATTCAACCTTAACTAAAGTTATGGACGTTGACGGTAAGCAATTAGTGAAGACTGCTGCATGGTATGACAACGAAATGTCATATACTTCACAATTAGTACGTACCTTAGAATACTTCGCTAAGTTATAA
- a CDS encoding phosphoglycerate kinase, with the protein MAKETVKDVNVQGKKILMRVDFNVPMKDGEITDDNRMVQALPTIKYVIEQGGKLILFSHLGKVKSEEDKKDKSLAPVAKHLEELLGQKVVFVPATRGQELEEAIDQLNDGEVLLFENTRFEDVDGKKESGNDPELGKYWASLGDGIFVNDAFGTAHRAHASNVGISANVDHAVAGFLMEKELNFLGDAVNNPKRPFVAILGGAKVSDKIAVIESLLNKADKVLIGGGMAYTFLKAKGYEVGNSLLEEDRVSLAKEIMEKAGDKLYLPVDVVVADDFSNDANTQVVAADAIPEGWEGLDSGPKTNELFAKQLEDAKTVVWNGPMGVFEMEKFAVGTNAVCKAVADLDDAITIVGGGDSASAAKNSGFAEKFSHISTGGGASLQFLEGNPLPGVEALSEK; encoded by the coding sequence ATGGCAAAAGAAACTGTAAAAGATGTTAATGTCCAAGGTAAAAAGATTTTAATGCGGGTTGACTTCAATGTCCCTATGAAGGATGGAGAAATTACCGATGATAATCGGATGGTCCAAGCCCTACCAACCATTAAATATGTGATTGAGCAAGGAGGGAAATTGATCTTATTTTCCCACTTAGGCAAAGTCAAAAGTGAAGAAGATAAAAAAGACAAGTCCCTTGCTCCAGTCGCTAAACACTTAGAAGAACTCCTAGGACAAAAAGTAGTCTTTGTTCCTGCTACTCGGGGACAAGAGTTAGAAGAAGCTATTGACCAATTAAATGACGGGGAAGTCTTACTCTTTGAAAATACCCGTTTTGAAGATGTTGATGGCAAGAAAGAATCCGGTAACGATCCTGAATTAGGTAAATACTGGGCTTCATTAGGCGACGGTATTTTTGTTAACGATGCCTTTGGGACCGCTCACCGTGCCCATGCATCTAATGTTGGTATTTCTGCTAATGTTGACCATGCGGTAGCTGGCTTCTTGATGGAAAAGGAATTAAACTTCTTAGGGGATGCAGTCAATAATCCTAAGCGACCTTTTGTTGCTATCTTAGGTGGGGCTAAAGTTTCCGATAAAATTGCCGTGATCGAATCCTTACTTAATAAGGCTGACAAAGTGCTTATTGGTGGGGGTATGGCTTATACCTTCTTAAAAGCAAAGGGTTATGAAGTGGGTAACTCCTTGTTAGAAGAAGACCGTGTTTCATTAGCTAAAGAAATTATGGAAAAAGCTGGTGACAAACTTTACCTGCCAGTAGATGTTGTCGTTGCCGATGACTTTTCAAATGACGCTAATACGCAAGTAGTGGCTGCTGATGCCATTCCTGAAGGTTGGGAAGGATTGGATTCCGGTCCTAAGACCAATGAATTATTTGCTAAACAATTAGAAGATGCCAAGACGGTCGTATGGAATGGCCCTATGGGTGTCTTCGAAATGGAAAAATTTGCCGTTGGTACCAATGCCGTATGTAAAGCGGTTGCTGACCTTGACGATGCCATTACTATTGTTGGTGGTGGAGATTCTGCATCAGCTGCTAAGAATTCAGGCTTTGCAGAAAAATTCTCACACATTTCTACCGGTGGGGGAGCTTCTTTACAATTCTTAGAAGGTAATCCTCTACCAGGTGTTGAAGCGTTAAGTGAAAAATAA
- the tpiA gene encoding triose-phosphate isomerase: protein MRQVLIAGNWKLNKTASEAKAFIEDLKAKLSGNEKAEVLVCPPALYVQSLLAESQGTNIKVGAQNCYYENSGAFTGEISPLALADLGASYVVIGHSERRELFNESDEDVAKKAKAIFDNGMTPIICCGETLEQREEGIAKEWITGQIKAALKELSQEEIAKSVIAYEPIWAIGTGKTASPEDAEEICGHIRDVVFEVAGQEASDAVRVLYGGSVKPANVKDILAQENIDGALVGGASLQVDDFLALVNAAE, encoded by the coding sequence GTGAGACAAGTTTTAATTGCCGGAAACTGGAAATTAAATAAAACCGCTAGTGAAGCAAAAGCTTTTATTGAAGACTTGAAAGCTAAATTAAGTGGTAACGAAAAGGCTGAAGTTTTGGTTTGCCCACCAGCTCTATACGTTCAAAGCTTACTCGCTGAAAGTCAAGGCACTAACATTAAAGTTGGTGCTCAAAACTGCTACTATGAAAATAGTGGGGCTTTCACTGGAGAAATTTCACCTTTAGCTTTAGCTGATCTAGGAGCGAGCTACGTGGTTATCGGTCACTCTGAACGTCGGGAATTATTTAACGAAAGCGATGAAGATGTTGCTAAGAAAGCTAAAGCAATCTTCGATAATGGTATGACACCAATTATTTGTTGCGGTGAAACCTTAGAGCAACGTGAAGAAGGTATTGCCAAAGAATGGATCACTGGACAAATCAAGGCAGCCTTAAAAGAACTTAGCCAAGAAGAAATTGCTAAGAGTGTCATTGCTTATGAACCTATCTGGGCAATTGGTACCGGTAAAACCGCCTCTCCAGAAGACGCTGAAGAAATTTGTGGCCATATCCGTGACGTTGTTTTTGAAGTTGCAGGCCAAGAAGCTAGTGACGCTGTTCGTGTCCTCTACGGTGGTTCAGTGAAACCTGCTAACGTAAAAGATATCTTAGCTCAAGAAAATATTGATGGCGCCCTAGTAGGCGGAGCTAGTCTTCAAGTCGACGATTTTCTTGCTTTAGTTAATGCTGCAGAATAA
- the eno gene encoding phosphopyruvate hydratase gives MSLITNIHAREILDSRGNPTVEVELYTELGAFGRGLVPSGASTGEHEAVELRDGDKDRYEGKGVLKAVENVNTVIAEAIVGMEVTDQVGIDEAMIALDGTKNKGKLGANAILGVSLAAAHAAADELDVPLYNYLGGFNAHVLPTPMMNIVNGGSHSDAPIAFQEFMIVPAGAPSFREALRWGAETFHALKGILKGRGLETSVGDEGGFAPRFEGTEDALQTIIDAIEAAGRKAGEDIFIALDCASSEFYIDGKYDYTKFEGEGAAVRSAAEQVEYIEELVNKYPIISVEDGMDENDWEGFKLLTERIGDKVQLVGDDLYVTNTDYLKRGIEEGIANSILIKVNQIGTLTETFNAIEMAKRANYTAVVSHRSGETEDATIADIAVATNAGQIKTGSLSRTDRMAKYNQLLRIEDQLGETAEYQGIHAFYNLSK, from the coding sequence ATGTCATTAATTACTAACATCCATGCTCGTGAAATTTTGGACTCCCGTGGTAACCCAACCGTTGAAGTAGAATTATATACTGAATTAGGCGCATTCGGCCGTGGTTTAGTACCTTCTGGTGCTTCAACTGGTGAACATGAAGCGGTTGAACTTCGCGATGGCGACAAAGATCGTTATGAAGGTAAGGGTGTCCTAAAAGCTGTTGAAAATGTTAATACAGTGATTGCTGAAGCTATTGTTGGTATGGAAGTTACTGACCAAGTAGGTATTGATGAAGCAATGATCGCTTTAGACGGTACCAAGAACAAAGGTAAATTAGGGGCTAATGCTATCTTAGGTGTTTCTCTTGCTGCTGCTCATGCTGCTGCTGATGAATTAGACGTGCCATTGTATAACTACTTAGGTGGATTCAATGCCCATGTTTTACCTACTCCAATGATGAATATTGTTAACGGTGGTTCTCACTCAGACGCACCAATTGCCTTCCAAGAATTTATGATTGTGCCTGCAGGGGCTCCTTCATTTAGAGAAGCTTTACGTTGGGGTGCTGAAACCTTCCACGCTTTGAAAGGCATTCTTAAAGGCCGCGGTTTAGAAACTTCCGTTGGTGACGAAGGTGGTTTTGCACCTCGCTTTGAAGGTACTGAAGACGCTTTGCAAACCATTATTGACGCGATCGAAGCTGCTGGACGTAAAGCCGGTGAAGATATCTTTATCGCTTTAGACTGTGCTTCTTCTGAATTCTACATTGATGGAAAATATGACTACACCAAATTCGAAGGTGAAGGCGCTGCTGTTCGCTCTGCTGCTGAACAAGTTGAATACATTGAAGAATTAGTTAACAAATACCCAATCATCTCTGTTGAAGATGGTATGGATGAAAATGACTGGGAAGGTTTCAAATTATTAACCGAACGTATCGGTGATAAAGTACAATTAGTTGGTGATGACCTCTATGTAACTAATACCGACTACTTGAAACGTGGTATTGAAGAAGGCATTGCAAACTCAATCTTAATTAAGGTTAACCAAATTGGTACCTTAACTGAAACCTTCAACGCCATCGAAATGGCTAAACGTGCTAACTACACCGCCGTTGTTTCCCACCGTTCTGGTGAAACTGAAGATGCAACCATCGCTGACATTGCTGTAGCAACCAACGCTGGTCAAATTAAGACTGGTTCCTTATCACGTACTGACCGGATGGCTAAATACAACCAATTACTACGTATTGAAGACCAACTTGGTGAAACTGCTGAATACCAAGGAATCCATGCATTCTACAACTTAAGCAAATAA